GCGAGCGTAGGCGTCGGCTTCGCCTTCCGGCAACTGGTCCGGTGACCGTTGTTGGAAAAATTCCTTATACTCGTCGTTGGctccggcttcttccacgAAGCGTGCCGAGACCACACCCGAGTCGTCCCGTCCTTCAAAGTAATCCGCCTTGCCACGCGTTTTGGAATATCGGTAAAAGTATTTCTGCAAAGCAAGCCCGTGTGAGAAACTGCCACAAAGAATCAACAGTGACCAGAGACAATGGGTTGCGccttgtgtgtgtgtgtgctagtcagtcagtcagtcagtccATCTTCCAAAGGTTCTAGGGGATCGGATAGCGATTCTGATGGTATCCAGAGTTCCTCAAGCAAGGGGTGACCTCGTACTTTGGATGAACTATGCTTTTCGAGGGTTTCCTCATTTCCCCGGTAGACTCAATGTTGTAATGTTGCACACACAAGCATGTATGCACAGTTACACAACCAACTCACTATACTACAATACACGCGTGCAAACAAACATACATGCACACACGAACACATATCAACATTTCGTACCTGCAAAGGCCCCGTGTACTCGAACCAGTACTTGACTTCTTCCGGTGGTGTTTCGTCAAAGAGTTTTTGTCGATCCGTCAAATCCTGCAGGTAAGTCTGCATGTAGGCCGGGACATTGTCACCCAAGGCTTGTAAACGTCGCGGACTCGCGGACAATACCGCAGCTGCCGTGGGGGAACGGCCCACAGTaatgctgttgttgttgttctgGTAGGCCCGCAAGGCCCCCACACAACATCCCGCTGCCGCCATCAACTTGACTGCCGTTCCCAGCGCTGTGCGATGGAAACGAGACCGTATCGTCGTTTCGTTGCGGCTGGTGTTCATGGTAGAATCGCCCTTGGtaaattcactgtcagtcgtcGCCTTCGCCGTCGTAGGTGAGTAGGTTAGTAGATGTACTATACCAAAAACAGACCGGAATAGGGAAATTGCGGGAGTGGAatggattgacagtgaaactcGGACTTTCCCGTTGAGTGTAATTGTGTAACGGTAGGTGGAGACTTTACCCCCCACCACGACCCCGTGGTTACAAAACGACTACGCGGGAGGTCTCGGCTGTCAAGGTACCGTTCCCCCGctcgtgtgtgtgtgtgtatgtataTGTGTACGTATGTACGTTGGGGTGTTTCCACACGCAACGGCAAGTCCCGTCCACGGCAGCCGCGGGCGCGTGCGACGACGAGCCACGATCAAGGAACGACTTCCGGACGAAAACCACCAAACCCACGCGATTCTCTCTATATTTCAACGGACGCGTAGGCCCTATTTCATGTGTATCGGTGACCCAAACCGTTCGATAAATTCTAGCAAACCACGTGGGGGCTGTACGTCGAGAGTGGTCGCGTGCCGGGTTGGAAAACGAACGCCAGCCGGGATTTGCGGTGCACCAAGCACTCCAGAGTGCAATTTTTGGGGTCACGGGAAACAGTTTCTGGCGGACGTTGAGGAAGCGTGGGAGGACTGCGTTTGGTACGAGGGAAAGTCGTACGTCCGTCTGTCCGAGACCATGGAACTATTGACAACAGTAGGGTTGCGTGTGCCGGACAAACTCTTTCGTTGGGTCGATTACACTGCGCACATCAATCCGACCGTTTCCCATTCCGTCCATTCTTCCCTCCCTCTCTAGGCAAACAAACAACACCGACACATATATGTACTCCAAGTCGACATCctccaacaaacgaaaacggTGTGACGAAACCGGGGGATAGTAAGTGGTGGGGGAATTCACTAGAAGAGTGCCGTGACGATCGGCGCCTTGCCATGAAATACGAGGGGAGGCGCCATGCGGACGACCGTGTGCATCGTCGTTGTGTAGACCCGAGTCTCCCGGGTGTGGCCGGAAAGCGTCCTCGCTCACCCGCTCACGGTACGAACTCGCACACCCACACGGGAACGGCCATAGGGAACAATTGGCGGTGGGAGATTCTGTTAGTGGcggtgctgctgctgctgataTTTCTACTGGTAGTCGTAGCAATCCTCGTCCCCACGGGCCGGACTTGGTTCGTCACACCCTCCACACGCATCCTGCCACACATTATTCCACCTCTACACGTACAACAGGCTTCTTCAATACCACTCCAATCCACACACGTTACGAATGTAACCTTGCGCGACTTTCTCCTCGACTCGCGAGGATTCCATCTCGCCATGGCCCCGGCATTCTTCGGCTTTTACGGCTATTTCGGTGTCTTGGACGCCTGGCGCGACGTCCTGGGACCTTCCGTGTTGACCTCCGCCGTCATTCGCAGCGTTGCCGGCGCGTCGGCAGGGGCCATGGCTGCGGTTCTCTTGGCCGCCGGAATCCCGCCCCGTCAGGCGGCGCGATACTGCGACGGATTGACTATCTCACAAATTGGAGACTTTCCCGGACTCGGTGCCGTTTTTCGCGGACGCCGCGTGGAACGACTCATGAGGGATTTTCTCGTTAGTCAACGACCAACGTTGTCTCGACCGGCACTCGGGTATTCCTGGAACTCATCGGGGCCGTTGCTGGAGGACGCTGAAATTCCCGTAGCCGTCTCGGCCTTTGATTTGGCAACCATGCGGGGCGTACTTTTGACCAAGGGCAGTATGGCGCGAGCGGCACGGGCTTCGGCTACCTTCCCTCTACTATTCCAACCCATTGCATGGACCCACGACGAAACCGACTACATGCTGATTGATGGAGGCATTGCGGATACGGCGGGGACGGCAGGGTTGTCGGCCCACTGGAACACGTCGGTGACACGTCGCGTTGTAAATTTGCAAGTTGGCAGCTTTTGGGGGGCACCACCGGGACCGGCCAGCTTGCCAGTGGCTGTGGACAGTCCCACGGATATGGGTGGCGACCATCGGCACCAGCCCCCACCCACGGTCGTTTCCATTTCGATTCAGAATCTGCCGCATTGTGGTCCGTGGGCACTCTCGAATGGTCCCATTGCCGTCGAAGCCGCTTACCAAGCCATGCGCGCGTCTCTGGATGTACCGCTTTACAGGGGAACAGAGCCAAATCATTACGAACTGCACATTGATACGTCATATTTCTGGAAAAAGGCAAATTAACAGATTTTGTttgctagctagctagtacAGAATATTTCGGTGACTATTGTACATACATTGATACCTGCATTTATCAACTTAGAGTTAGGGGGTTTCGCAACAATGCTAGCAACTCTCAAGAGTTTGTGTGGGTCAATGGATCTGCGTCTTGGTTCCACATTCGGATCCGGCTTACCGTTCGCTCCTTTTGGAGAGTGCGACGGCAAGTTGAAGATACGTCAGTGAACATCCTCTCGATGATTGGTCCGCCAGGTCACGAGTTCTATCCCACTTCCACCCCTTGCGCCCGAAGTGTCGACGGACAATTTCCACAGAACAAATCCCATCATCGGATTTCCAAAGTGCTTTTCGAGTCCAGCAAGCAAACAAGTCCTCGCAAGCTCTCCACTACAGCCAAGGATTATCTGCATTGGTAAGCTAAGGTAAACAAGACAAAATGGAAATTAGATTTCGATTCGAGCGCCGCGGAAAGCGCCTTTTTGGTGTGCGTTCGTTTTAAATCGCGGTGGTGTCAACCGTTTTCGGAATCGTGACATCCTTCAGATGGTAGACCATTCAGATACACTGACAAAATCTAATACTGTTCTTTTTGTCGTTGCGATATTTTCTAGGTTTTCGATTATTCCGGACCGAACTCTCTGCGTGCCCTCCCCGCCCGAACTCGGCCTTGAAATTCTCTTTTCCATACCAGTCACTCGCAAGGGCTAGACAGACGTGGGCTCAACCTTCTTTCGCTCTTGATTACAGTCACTACACTTACTCGTAGATTCCACGCATTCGTTCCATTCTCCGATAAAGCCTGCTACATCGTGTGCAGACGAAACCACAACATTCCATGCGCGTCTTCAGCTTTTCATTGGATTCCTCATCATGAGCGGCCCTTCCTCTGGCTCCTTTCTGCAAGTTTCGTCCAATAGCGAGCATCAGAAGGTCAAAGTCGTCGCTGGTTACGCGTTGCAACAGAAGCTGGGCTCCGGCTCCTTCGCTACCGTTTATAAGGGTGTGCGCTTGTCGCAGACTCCCACAAATGTCGCTGAAACGGTCGCCATTAAAGCCATTACGAGGACTTCCGAAAAACTGACCAAAAAGGTGCTGCAAAACTTGGAAATTGAAATCTCCATCCTGCGAACCTACCGGCACCCCAACATTGTGTGCTTACACGATGTGCAAAAGACTGCGCGGCATTTTTATCTCATTTTGGAGTACTGCGCTGGTGGCGACCTGCAGGGCTTGATACGTCGCCGAAAAACGGGGCGTCTTTCCGAGGGACTTACCCGGCGCTTGATGCGCGATTTGTCCGCCGGCCTCAAATTTCTCTGGGGACAGGAACTCATCCATAGGGATATTAAGCCGCAGAATTTATTGCTGACCAGCGGCTTACCTTTGGATGAAAGTGACGACTGGGAAAAAACGGATGAACTAGAAGAACAGCGGCGTCGAGCGAATTTTCCGTCTCAAGAGTTTGGCTTGAAGATTGCGGATTTTGGCTTTGCTCGACATCTCCAGACCACGTCGCTGGCAGAGACCCTGTGTGGGTCGCCCCTTTACATGGCGCCCGAAATCCTGCAACATCACCGGTACGTTAAGTAGCTTGGATCGTCTGGTTGTTTCTTGTACATTGGTTTGTTCGTAGACTGACCGCCGCCTACCGACAATCCATTATCGTTGTTTAGGTACGATGCGAAGGCCGATCTCTGGAGTGTCGGTACGGTTCTTTTTGAAATGATTTGCGGACGTCCACCATTCAATGGCGAGAATCACATTGATCTGTTGCGCAACATTCAGCGTAAAGCGGTCCGTCTTCCACCAGACGTGCGGGTGAGCAAGGAATGTGTCAACTTGTTGCGACTCCTTCTAAATCGAAACCCGCTCAGTCGCGCTGGGTTTAAAGAGTTTTTTGAAGCTTGTGATGCTTTTGTCGCTCTGGGCTGTAACGGGATTGCCCGAGATGATAAGGGTAGCTGTGAACGGCCTTCGACGAATTTGGGCACAATTCCAGAAAACGAAGGAACCACATCCCCAACTGAATACGACGGCCAGCTTTCCGACAAGCCGTCCTCGTATCATCAACAGTCGCAAGAGTACCAGCAGCAAAAGCAATCTCAGGAGAATGCAAGAGAAATTGCAAACGCCGCACCGTACAGCCCTGCACCTTCCGCCGGTAGAGATGTGGGTTCGGCAGCCGTTTCCACGTTGACCACGCAAAATGCACGAACACAACATGGATTGACTCCTTTGATACCTAGTCCACCCTCATCCAGCCAAGTCCCAGTTCTTAACTTGAGTGGTGCTCCGCTACCTCCCTCCTTGGACAGTCGAGGCTTCGCGAGTCCTCCAGTTCGTACGGCTCTTCAGCATCACAAAATAGAGCACAATTCAGCCGAACAAGCACGACGCAGCGACGGTACCTCCAGTGCTGAAAATAGTTTTGTTATGGTTGAGCATGGTTCATCACTTCATAAATCACCGACTGCGTCGACTATCAGTGGTTATCCCTCTGCCTACGAGGTTCCACCGCATGGCTATTTCGTACCAAAGGGATCAGTATCGGCAACGCGAGGTGACTACATGCTCGTCAAACAACCAAAGGGCATGTTGAGTACTAGTCCAGGAACCGGAGGAGCATTGATGGGGATGCTTAGTGGCCGTGCTCGTATATTATATGAGGGAAATTCATCCGGGAAGCACTACGATGCTCAGATCTCGATGGCAAGTAAAATGCTTGCAGCATCTGAAGATGTTGGTCGCCGGGCCATTAGCGTCGCTCATCTTGGGGACAACCGCGCGTATCTAGCTATGCGAATGGTTTTAATGAATGAGCATAATTCCTCGTTGCTACTCTCAGCAGGACAAATGGAGGGTATTGTGGAAGAGACAGTCGACCATGATGGCGGGACGGTAACGGATGATTCGAGCTCGACCGAGATCACTGCCTCTATTCGACGTCGTCGATCGTCATCGGCGACCGATAAATCGATGCCGGACGTGAAGGAAGATGAATTGGACGAAATGCCATTTGTTTTTAATGCAGAATCACCTCCTCTTTTTGAGACCGGTATGCCCTCTCGTACGAGTTCAACGTTTGGGACGGGGGTGAGTATAACCAGTCCTCGGCATCCTTCGAAAGCGACTCCAGCCGTCATTCGTGCCCACTTTGAAGAAGCACTGTCCTGTTATTTGAAGGGTCTTAAACTATTGAAAGGCTCGGTTGGCGCTGCGCAACGCGTGGCCATGGAACTGGAGTCTGTGTCTCTCCAACGACTCAAGCCGGATCAGCTGACACACGTTCAAAACATGAAGAAGCGATGCGAAGTTACTGCCACCTGGCTGGGCGGACAATTTAGTGGCGTGCTGGAACGTGCCGATGCTGCCACTACAGAAATTCGAAAACTTCCATCACCGCAGACGCTGTCGGAAAGGAACGATGTTCAGTCGGCTACAAGTGCGGAGGAATTAATTTACAATCATTCTTGCGCTTACGGCCGACAAGGGGCGGTCAAACAGTTGTTGGGACAGAACGAAGCTGCCCGTTCCTCCTACCGATCGGCAGGACTTCTCGCCGAAACTTTGTTGATGGAAACTAACCTCGGGGTTGAGGACCGGGCTGTATTGGAGGAATACGTGGACGGATTCGCTGATCGCATTACCGAGTTAGATGATGCTCTGTTACAACAAAGTCGTATGGCGGTGAGTAGTGCTATTAGTATGACAGCGACTGGCTCTAGACGGGGCTCAGGAGTCGTGAGCCTCGTCACCAATCCATCCTCTGCCATGCCTAATTTCACCCTCGGTGCAAATCCGTTGTGAGAAAGGCGTTTATCTGCGTTGAGTGATTCACCAAATTGACAAACATAAATTTCTTTTTTAATGTGACGAACAAGAAAAGCTACAGAGGATTCTCTGTTTAGCCTCTGTTGAAATCTTGACCCTCTCTCTGTATATTCCACGTAGAATAATGTGTATCTTGAACTTCATGATCTTGAATAGTTTCTCTCTCCACGTCAGTCAGACGTGCGTCTCTAACGTATGCTCtcagtccgaagtacggacacatgactgacCGTCATATCACGACATCCTCCCTCCGGGCTTCGGACTTGGATTTCCTTCATCAAATCGTTCCAATTTTCTCGAACGTACATTGTACCATTCCTAATATTGCCTGCATGCTTCTGATGCAAATTCTCGGTCGTATTCTTCGTACCAATATCCGCCTCATTGTTCTCCGATCGTGTATATGTAATATCAATCTCGCCTTTGTCATAATGTTCGCGAATAAAATGATAACGCACATCAATGTGCTTCGTCCTCTGACCTACTTGCTGGTTCTTCACCAAAAATATTGCTCCGGTGTTATCCTCCAATATGACTCCTGGATATTCGCATTCTCCGAGTTCCTTTAATAACATCTGCATAAAAAGTAATTCTTGTGTAGCCAGCGCGACTGCAACATACTCTGCTTCGCAACTGCTTAACGTTACCGATGTTTGCGTTTTTGACATCCAATTTGTCAATGTTCCACCAACTGTAAAAATGCTCCTGAAACACTTCGACGGTCATCTTTGTTTGTTGCGTAATTACTGTCAACATTAGCAACAGCTCGCATCTCTCGCGGTTTTCGATATGTTAATTTCACATCGttctcgtttttcttcaaaTATCCCACAGCTCTTTCCAACTCTTTCCAATGTTCCAATCCTGGATTCGAAAAATGTTTTGTTAATTCTCGTGCCGTATTCGATCCTTCTGGAAATATCTTCGTAACCAAATACATGTATTTTCCGACAATAGATCGATATTTTTCTGCATCCACTGTTTCTGCCGTATTTTTCAATAATGAAATTCCAGGTGTACCAGGTGTACTGTACtcctttgcttttcttcccATATGTTTCTCGAAACTTTCGATAATTTCCTTGACTAGTTTCGGCATACTTCCAATCAAAAATCTTTCTCCCAAATTGGTTTCTTTCCATTCATACCAAACTCCGAGATGTTTCTTCAGCTTTCCGAGATCGGAATAATTAAACCTTTTCTTCACACCAACTTTGAACCATTCAATTTCTCGTTTCGGTCCAAATAAAATTGTATCATCCACATGCGTCATCGCAATCAAACATATTTTATTGTTCTTTTCAAATAGAAAACACACGGGTCCACTTCACTTGACTCCATACCCATTGGGTTCCCTGTAAGATGTTTCTTGTATTCAATATAGAAACGTCTCGCCGCATCCACATTCCCATACATAGACTTCGTTAATTGGATGCAAGCTCTTTCTGAATCATCTTCTGTAATAAACCCTAATTCAAACATCCCTTCTGGCCATTCAATATATGTGTCTTGTTCCAATTGACCTTCCAGAAAAGCTGCCTCAATATCAATAACTTCGATAACCCAATCATCATTCGCGAGTGTTTTTGCTATTCCAATTCGCACCGATGTATCATTCGCAACCGGTGAAAATGACTCCGAATAATCAACTCCAGGTATCTGCATAAACCCTTTTGTCACAATTCTGCTTTTATAACGTGTTGTCCCGTCTTGCTCATCTTTCTTCTTAAATACCCATTTTGTAGGTAAAATTGTCTTTCCAGACTTCCTTGCTTGGGAACGCGGTACTTTCTTCCAGCTTCCTCGCTTGATAAAATTCATAATTTCATTCACAGCCGAAGGTAAccacttttccttttctggTCCAACCAGTGCTTCACTCAAAAGTTCTTTCGGTTCACCATGATCACTGCTCAACTCCGTATTGAACACAAAATGAACTTGTTTCGTTTTTCCGGATTGTTCCTCGTCAATTGCCGTTGGTTTTTCCATCGCTTCTTTTGCCATCGGATTCCAACTGACATTCAGTTTTCTCATTTCTCGTTCTAGACGACTCGCTATTTTTGccgctttttcttcgttggTCTCTTGCGCAACCGGAACTGCTGCATCCCCAACATTCCTCCCTGCTGCAGTATCGGGTGCCGCTTCTTCAGGTAGGTTTATATGCGGGATTTCTAGCATCCTTGGTTGACTCACACACTCTTTGTCATCAATTCCGACAGGTTCTTTCAACGTTTCCGGTTCTTTTACAAAAATACTGAGACTTCGTTTCGGATCGGGTCGCTTCCAATCCGACCACACCACATCTCTTGATTCAATGATACTTTTGTTTTGCGGATTGTACAACCGATAGGTGTCTGCCAAATGATTCTTTGCGTAGCCCACCATAACAACTCGCAAActcttctctttccattttCCTTTAAATTTTCGTCGTATCGTTGCATatccaattcttccaaatTCCACTAAGCGATCCATAAGTTTTGTCGGCTCATTTGTAAATAATTCGTCCGGTGACTTGTCCGACATTGTATTCAATGTAATATTTTCCAAATCATTTGCCATATTTAGAGCCTCTGCCCATAATAGTGCACGCGCTTCCAACGTTAAATCTGCCGCCATCATCCTTGCATTAGCTCTCTGCTGTAGCAGTGCTATGCGTCTCTCCACTACACCATTCTGCTGAGGTGTGTCCGGGGCAGTCAATTCCAAAGTTATCCCTTTCTGATCACATAACTTCTCCAAAGGATTTCTGTTTTCTCCAGCGTTATCAGCTCGTATatactttgttttctttttcattccttccatttttgaaagcacattttcttccaaccaatgAGACAAATCACTTCGTTTCTTAACAAACCCAATAAATCCTTTTCGCGTTGCATCATCAACCACTTGAATTTGATATCTGCTTCCTAAGATTGTAGCCGTGAAAGGACCTGACATATCCACAAATAAGCGTTCTCCCGGGTTCTCAGCTTTGATgtttgtcgttttcgaaaccgatttctgttttgcttttgctaGACAGCAGCCCTCACAGCTTTCCATTTCACCAGTGATTTTAATCGAGTGATGTTTCAATGTCTTCTTCAATAAGAATTCTCCTTTATGTCCCAACTTGTCATGCGCTTCATTAATATCCATTGATAAAATTTTCACCTGTTTCTGTCCTTTGGTATTGCCCATATCGTCTATTTCTGTAGTGACATCTTTCCAATTTGTTTCACTCATTCCTGTGTTTTGTCCTCCCCGCTCCGCTTCCGCATTATTGATGTTTTCTGGTTTGACACGTTTTGCCTCTAGATAATACATACCATCCGAGTAACGTGGACACTTAATTCTTTTCTTCTGTCCATTCTGCACGCGTTCAAGAAACAGAGCTTCTTTCGTAAATTCCGGATTCCATCCGTCATCAATTAGACGACTCAAACTCAAAAGATTTTTCGTCATGTTCGGAACATGATTGATTTCTGTTGCTTCAAAAATTGTCTTCGTTTCTGAGTCCTGAAAACTTATTGTCCCAGACTTTTCTATCTTGCAATTCACACCattgccaacgacgacgttcTTCATCATAGGACTTTTGATGTTATACATTCCTTCAGCGTTTCTGAAAGTATGTCCTGATGCTCCACTGTCCACCAATGAGATTTCATCGTTGTTCGTAACATTCGGACGCACCGAAATACCTTAGTTTCGACTTCGTTCATTTCGGCAATTTTGCAGTACTCAGCTGCAATGCCTCTGAACTCCCATCTTAGTTCTTCATCGGGATCATCAACTTGTCCAACAAATAAGCTTGTTACTGGATCCTTGTCTGGACACTCGTATGACTTATGTCCCTTCTTCTTGCATCAAAAACACTTGATGTCCGACTTGTTTCTGCCTCCATTATTGGAGTTTCTATTGTCGTTTCTGTTTTCACCGTTCTCTTTCTGTTCATTCTTCCTTTTGAAACAGTCAATTTCCTTATGTCCTGGCTTTCCGCAATAATTGCATGTGCCTCTAAATCGTCCTCCGCTCTTTCCTTTCGGTTTTCCGTCTGAAACCGATAGAGCTTTCTCTTCTGTCACTGACGTTTTTGTCGACGTCTTGATTGTTCTTTTCCAATACTCCTTGAGAGCATCTTTAATGTCCTCGACTGATGTATTCTGAATGCCTTTCGTTTTCTGACTTGTTATGAACTCCGAGTACGAAACCGGCAACTTCGAGAAGATATGCGAAATCATTTCCACATCATCCTTCTCATACTTATCCTGAATGGCTCCCATGCATCCATTGATAACTTCGAGTTCTTCGATAAAAATTGTCGGATCATCTTTATCCGACTCCATCTTGCATTCCTGAAACTCATCCTGCAGCTGAATATACGCATCAACCTCCTTCGGTTCgtatttcttcttcaacatctgCCAGGCTTTGAATGCCACATTGTCCTTCACTTTATCAACAATGTTAAATGCCCTGTCTTGGCATGCCCACACAAGGTAGCTCCACGCTGCGTCGTTCATCGACAGCGCCTTCCTTTCTTCGTCACTCaatttcttttctttcttctgaATTTCCTCAATATTCAGATCATGCGTCAACGCCTTCTCCCATTTCTTCCCTTTTCCGACAGCCAACGTTTTACGACTCCAGGCTCGCCAtaatttcttgtcctttccGGTGAATGGGAAAACACGGATGGACTCACCTTCCCACTTCGACTCTGCGTCGACAGTACTCATACTCAAACAATGTCAAGATCAACGTTCCGTTTGATCAAACGtgttgaaatctcgaccctcTCTCTGTATATTCCACGTAGAATAACAGTAATCTTCTCACAAGTTGACTAAACCTAAATTAGTGAGCATTTGCTCTTATCCTCTAAAGTGATTTCGCACGATCAACTTCGACCAACTCAttccttctttcttgctgattcGTTCCCATGTTGAACATATCTTGCTTCTTCACGTTCAATACTGTTTTCCTAAATGTGTATCTTGAACTTCATGATCTTGAATAGTTTCTCTCTCCACGTCAGTCAGACGTGCGTCTCTAACGTATGCTCtcagtccgaagtacggacacatgactgacCGTCATATCACGACAAGCCTCGACTTACTTGGTCTTGACAGTCGACTTTCAGGGTCACAGTCACTCAAAAGACGTCGGTAACTTGTCACAGTAGGTTTAGGGTAGCGGTGGGAGAAACGAAAGAATGACTACTGTAACCCGTAATTGTAACAATTGTGACAGCGAATTCGAATCGAGACGGGATCTGTTCCCAAACATCGTGTAAAATGAGACTTGTTCCGAATTGATCCTGAACGGCAAGAGATTGCCATCGACTAAAAAAACGACCGAATGAGAGCAGGCAATGACGGGCGAAGATTCGGCACGCTACAACAGTGAAGACGTAAACCAGACGATGCCAACGTATCAACGAATGGCGATGgccgacgatgatgatgccATGATTGGCAGAGAAACCCATGATAGGACGGATGTCCGAGCTGCACATAGAACCCTGCTGAATTTCGTCTTCATGAGTATATTGTTCAGTGCCAATCATGCTTCCGTCGTAGCATGTTTGGCGCTGGCGACCGCTCGGCTGGGCGCGACGGGTGCCTGGCAGTCGGGTATTTTGTATTTAACGTATACGGGCTCGGCTATTATGGGAGCCACTTATGTGGTGAAAAAGCTTGGAGCTAGGAATTCGCTGATTGCCGGTATGTTGTTATACTGTTGCTACGTTGGGTGCTTTTGGTTGGCAACGGTTTGGACAGAACAAGAAAGAGCGGCGGCATATATTGGTGCCGCGATCGGCGGAGTTGGTGCTGGCTTTCTTTGGACAGCTCAAGGAGCATACTTCAGCAAGGCATCCGAAGAGCACGCAAGGCAGCTCGATCAATCAACGTCGCTGTCAACTTCTTATCTGGCTGGAATATTTGCGTTCATCTATTTAGGAGAAGAAGTTTTGCTCCGAAGCCTGTCTACACTGGTTCTGGAATTCAGCAGCGTGAATTGGTCGTCAATATTTGGCACGTATTCACTGCT
The sequence above is a segment of the Phaeodactylum tricornutum CCAP 1055/1 chromosome 10, whole genome shotgun sequence genome. Coding sequences within it:
- the hCDK6 gene encoding predicted protein (hypothetical cyclin dependent kinase 6); the protein is KVVAGYALQQKLGSGSFATVYKGVRLSQTPTNVAETVAIKAITRTSEKLTKKVLQNLEIEISILRTYRHPNIVCLHDVQKTARHFYLILEYCAGGDLQGLIRRRKTGRLSEGLTRRLMRDLSAGLKFLWGQELIHRDIKPQNLLLTSGLPLDEKFGLKIADFGFARHLQTTSLAETLCGSPLYMAPEILQHHRYDAKADLWSVGTVLFEMICGRPPFNGENHIDLLRNIQRKAVRLPPDVRVSKECVNLLRLLLNRNP
- a CDS encoding predicted protein, whose product is MSTVDAESKWEGESIRVFPFTGKDKKLWRAWSRKTLAVGKGKKWEKALTHDLNIEEIQKKEKKLSDEERKALSMNDAAWSYLVWACQDRAFNIVDKVKDNVAFKAWQMLKKKYEPKEVDAYIQLQDEFQECKMESDKDDPTIFIEELEVINGCMGAIQDKYEKDDVEMISHIFSKLPVSYSEFITSQKTKGIQNTSVEDIKDALKEYWKRTIKTSTKTRKTERKERRTI